One genomic window of Clostridium taeniosporum includes the following:
- the ppdK gene encoding pyruvate, phosphate dikinase, which produces MTKKYVYLFNEGNASMRNLLGGKGANLAEMTNLGIPVPYGFTVTTEACNKYYEDGKTIADEIINEIYNSLQKLESVSGKEFGSNKNPLLVSVRSGARTSMPGMMDTILNLGLNDEVVESMATLTNNPRFAYDSYRRFIQMFSDVVMGIENRLFENKIEELKDKKGVEFDTELDQNDLKVLVSEFKAIYKKEKGEEFPQEPKTQLIEAVTAVFRSWNNPRAIVYRRLNDIPGEWGTAVNVQEMVFGNKGETSGTGVVFSRNPATGENFIYGEYLMNAQGEDVVAGIRTPLPISKLKEQDVKIYNQLVGIIEKLENHYKDMQDMEITIEEGKLYFLQTRNGKRTAQAALKIAVDLYNSGMLTKEEAVLKVEPKQLDTLLHPTFYTEALKKAVSIAKGLPASPGAACGKIAFTAEEAKDRAALGEDVILVRLETSPEDIEGMVAAKGILTVRGGMTSHAAVVARGMGTCCVAGCGTIKVDEAKKTLTVGDKVYTSDDFISIDGTSGNVYGEKIKTVVPEISGHFATFMSWADEIRKLKIRANADTPKDAKQAVEFGAEGIGLCRTEHMFFAEDRIMAVRQMITAKDEEQRRVALAKILPMQRGDFIGIYEALEERPVTIRLLDPPLHEFLPNNEQDIKMLAKEIGLTFEELKLTVDNLHEFNPMMGHRGCRLAVSYPEIAEMQTRAIIEAAIEVKTNKGYNIIPEIMIPLIGDLKELKYVKDTIKNTAEKVIKEKNIDLQYKIGTMIEIPRAALTADEVAKEAEFFSFGTNDLTQMTFGFSRDDASKFLTDYYDKKIYEQDPFAKLDRDGVGALIKIATEKGRETRPNIKLGICGEHGGDPSSIEFCHDIGLNYVSCSPFRVPLARLAAAQAQVKNSR; this is translated from the coding sequence ATGACCAAAAAGTATGTTTATCTTTTCAATGAGGGAAATGCTTCAATGAGAAATTTATTAGGAGGTAAGGGTGCAAATTTAGCAGAAATGACTAATTTAGGTATTCCTGTACCTTATGGGTTTACAGTTACAACTGAAGCATGCAACAAGTATTATGAGGATGGTAAAACCATCGCAGATGAAATTATAAATGAGATTTATAATAGTTTACAAAAACTTGAAAGTGTAAGTGGAAAAGAATTTGGAAGTAACAAAAATCCATTATTAGTATCAGTAAGATCTGGAGCTAGAACTTCAATGCCAGGAATGATGGATACTATATTAAATTTAGGATTAAATGATGAAGTTGTAGAAAGTATGGCTACATTAACTAATAATCCTAGATTTGCTTATGATTCTTATAGAAGATTTATTCAAATGTTCTCAGATGTTGTTATGGGTATTGAAAATAGATTATTTGAGAATAAGATTGAAGAACTTAAAGATAAAAAAGGTGTAGAATTTGATACAGAATTAGATCAAAATGATTTAAAAGTTCTCGTATCTGAATTTAAAGCAATATATAAAAAAGAAAAAGGGGAAGAATTCCCTCAAGAGCCTAAAACTCAATTAATTGAAGCTGTGACTGCAGTATTTAGATCATGGAATAATCCAAGAGCGATTGTTTATAGAAGACTTAATGATATTCCTGGTGAGTGGGGTACAGCAGTAAATGTACAAGAGATGGTTTTTGGTAATAAGGGTGAAACATCAGGAACCGGTGTTGTTTTCTCAAGGAATCCAGCAACAGGAGAAAATTTTATTTATGGTGAATATCTAATGAATGCTCAAGGTGAAGATGTTGTAGCAGGTATAAGAACACCTCTTCCAATATCAAAATTAAAAGAACAAGATGTTAAGATTTATAACCAACTTGTTGGGATAATAGAAAAATTAGAAAATCATTATAAAGATATGCAAGATATGGAAATAACTATTGAAGAAGGAAAATTGTATTTCTTACAAACTAGAAATGGTAAGAGAACAGCTCAGGCTGCATTAAAGATAGCTGTGGATTTATATAATTCTGGAATGTTAACTAAGGAAGAAGCAGTGTTAAAGGTTGAACCTAAACAATTAGATACATTACTTCATCCTACATTTTATACAGAAGCATTAAAGAAAGCTGTTTCTATAGCGAAAGGATTACCAGCATCTCCAGGAGCAGCTTGTGGTAAAATAGCATTTACAGCTGAAGAAGCAAAAGATAGAGCAGCTTTAGGTGAAGATGTTATTTTAGTTAGACTTGAAACATCTCCAGAAGATATAGAAGGTATGGTAGCTGCAAAGGGAATATTAACTGTTAGAGGTGGAATGACTTCACATGCAGCAGTTGTTGCTAGAGGAATGGGAACTTGCTGTGTAGCAGGTTGTGGAACTATAAAAGTAGATGAAGCTAAAAAAACTCTTACAGTTGGAGATAAAGTATATACTTCTGATGATTTTATTTCAATAGACGGTACTTCAGGAAATGTATATGGAGAAAAGATAAAAACAGTTGTACCAGAAATATCAGGACATTTTGCAACATTTATGTCTTGGGCTGATGAAATAAGAAAATTAAAAATTAGAGCTAATGCAGATACTCCAAAAGATGCAAAACAAGCGGTTGAATTTGGTGCTGAGGGTATAGGACTTTGCAGAACTGAGCATATGTTCTTTGCAGAAGATAGAATAATGGCAGTTAGACAAATGATTACTGCTAAGGATGAAGAGCAAAGAAGAGTAGCACTTGCTAAGATATTGCCAATGCAAAGAGGAGATTTTATAGGTATATATGAAGCTTTAGAAGAGAGACCTGTTACAATAAGATTATTGGATCCACCTCTACATGAATTTTTACCAAATAATGAACAAGATATAAAAATGTTAGCTAAGGAAATAGGATTAACATTTGAAGAATTAAAACTTACTGTTGATAATTTGCATGAATTTAATCCTATGATGGGTCATAGAGGTTGTCGTCTTGCAGTATCATATCCAGAAATAGCAGAAATGCAAACAAGGGCTATTATAGAAGCTGCTATAGAAGTTAAAACTAATAAAGGATATAATATTATTCCTGAAATAATGATACCTTTAATAGGTGATTTAAAGGAATTAAAATATGTTAAAGATACAATAAAGAATACGGCTGAAAAAGTAATAAAAGAAAAGAATATTGATTTACAATACAAGATAGGAACAATGATAGAAATACCAAGAGCAGCATTAACTGCTGATGAAGTTGCTAAAGAAGCTGAATTCTTCTCATTTGGTACTAATGATTTAACTCAAATGACATTTGGTTTCTCAAGAGATGATGCTTCTAAATTCTTAACAGATTATTATGATAAGAAAATCTATGAACAAGATCCATTTGCTAAATTAGATAGAGATGGTGTTGGAGCTTTAATTAAAATTGCAACAGAAAAAGGCAGAGAAACAAGACCTAATATTAAATTAGGTATATGTGGAGAACATGGTGGAGATCCATCATCAATTGAATTCTGTCATGATATAGGATTAAATTATGTTTCTTGTTCACCATTTAGAGTACCACTTGCTAGACTTGCAGCAGCACAAGCACAAGTAAAAAATAGTAGGTAG
- a CDS encoding CotS family spore coat protein: MEPELNLLEKAKLSPDIIKNKVLKHYNLQNSKVSVVKFKNTEKQRAVYKVKSNNKCYCLKKVYYDLPDLLYVYSANEWVYRHGIRVPKFVPTVDNNRFVCYSDMLFILTPWIDGIKCDFDNSNHVILSVEKLANMHSVSRNFQPIFGSSYKIGLDDYYISTLKHFEQLLTISNQAFKYKDNFSKEFISNFNINLYLARLSLDIAYNIDDKELSTSLCHGDYVNKNIIFTKDSEACIIDFDKCKTDYCARDLAYFMRRLLRRENTNWNVNLALSIIKTYNKIFKLTPSDLRYLLSYICFPQKYWRISRDYYRNISKCNKTAFLTLLKNTTRKSNTQYKFALELLKNIKDDFNILLI; this comes from the coding sequence ATGGAACCAGAATTAAATTTATTAGAAAAAGCTAAGTTATCACCTGATATAATAAAAAATAAAGTTTTAAAGCACTATAATTTACAAAATTCTAAAGTAAGTGTCGTTAAGTTTAAAAATACTGAAAAACAAAGAGCTGTATATAAAGTAAAATCTAATAATAAATGTTATTGCCTTAAAAAAGTTTATTATGATTTACCAGATTTATTATATGTTTATTCTGCTAATGAATGGGTTTATAGACATGGTATAAGAGTTCCTAAGTTTGTTCCTACAGTTGATAATAATAGATTTGTATGCTATTCAGATATGCTATTTATATTAACGCCTTGGATAGATGGTATTAAATGTGATTTTGATAACTCTAATCATGTTATTCTCTCTGTAGAAAAACTTGCTAATATGCATTCGGTTTCGAGAAATTTCCAACCTATTTTTGGCAGTTCATATAAAATAGGTCTTGATGATTACTACATATCAACCTTAAAACATTTTGAACAACTACTAACTATATCTAATCAAGCATTTAAGTATAAAGATAATTTTTCTAAAGAATTTATATCTAATTTTAATATTAACCTATACCTTGCCAGACTCTCTTTAGATATAGCTTATAATATAGATGATAAAGAATTAAGCACTTCATTATGTCATGGTGATTATGTAAATAAAAATATAATTTTTACCAAAGATTCAGAGGCATGCATAATAGATTTTGATAAATGTAAAACAGATTACTGCGCTAGAGATTTAGCCTATTTTATGCGCAGATTACTAAGACGTGAAAATACCAATTGGAATGTTAATTTAGCATTATCTATAATAAAAACTTACAATAAAATATTTAAATTAACACCTTCTGATTTAAGATATTTATTATCATATATTTGTTTTCCTCAAAAGTATTGGAGAATATCAAGAGATTATTATAGAAATATATCAAAATGTAATAAAACAGCATTCTTAACACTTTTAAAAAATACAACAAGGAAAAGTAATACTCAATATAAATTTGCATTAGAGCTACTCAAAAATATAAAAGATGATTTCAATATATTATTAATATAA
- a CDS encoding deoxyguanosinetriphosphate triphosphohydrolase, which translates to MNIREKIEYFENLTFIKEASFSSCSLGRNKKEEDDDIRTCYMVDRDRIIHSKSFRRLKHKTQVYIKTFGDHYRTRLTHTLEVSQVARNIGVGIGLNENLIEAIALGHDLGHVAFAHNGEEVLNEYLKEGFRHNEQSVRVVNKLENNGEGLNLTKEVIDGILNHSGFGSKNNKSLTLEGTVVKYSDKIAYLNHDIDDSIRAGLLKEKDIPLEIKKVLGNSSNERMEKLIKNFIKTSSANIKKGIKKVCLDEETEDAMVKLRKFMFENIYLGDTLKIERNKAKFILKQILNYYTNKPEEMPEMYRKIVEKEGLRRGVADYIAGMSDDYCLSLFNRLYVPKLVIY; encoded by the coding sequence ATGAATATAAGAGAAAAAATTGAGTATTTTGAAAACTTGACATTTATTAAAGAAGCCTCTTTTTCATCGTGTTCTCTAGGAAGAAATAAAAAAGAAGAGGATGATGATATTAGAACTTGTTATATGGTAGATAGAGATAGAATAATACATAGCAAGTCATTTAGAAGATTAAAGCATAAAACCCAGGTATATATAAAAACATTTGGTGATCACTATAGAACAAGATTAACACACACTTTGGAAGTGTCACAAGTAGCTAGGAACATAGGAGTTGGAATAGGTTTAAATGAAAATCTAATTGAGGCTATAGCTTTAGGTCATGATTTAGGTCATGTTGCATTTGCACATAACGGAGAAGAAGTTTTAAATGAATATCTAAAAGAAGGATTTAGGCATAATGAGCAAAGTGTTAGAGTTGTAAATAAATTAGAGAATAATGGAGAAGGGTTAAATTTAACTAAAGAAGTTATTGATGGAATATTAAATCATAGTGGATTTGGTAGTAAGAATAATAAATCATTAACATTAGAAGGTACTGTAGTAAAGTATAGTGATAAGATAGCTTATTTGAATCATGATATAGATGATTCAATAAGAGCTGGTTTATTAAAAGAAAAAGATATTCCACTTGAGATAAAAAAAGTTTTAGGCAATTCTTCAAATGAGAGAATGGAAAAATTAATTAAAAATTTTATAAAAACTTCAAGCGCTAATATTAAAAAAGGAATAAAAAAAGTATGTTTAGATGAAGAAACTGAAGATGCTATGGTTAAACTTAGAAAATTTATGTTTGAAAATATATATTTAGGAGATACATTAAAGATAGAACGAAATAAAGCGAAATTTATATTAAAGCAAATTTTAAATTATTATACTAATAAGCCAGAAGAAATGCCAGAAATGTATAGAAAAATTGTAGAGAAAGAAGGCTTAAGAAGAGGTGTTGCAGATTATATAGCTGGTATGAGTGATGATTATTGTTTATCTTTATTTAATAGATTGTATGTTCCTAAATTAGTAATATATTAG
- the dnaG gene encoding DNA primase, which translates to MQIPQEIIEKVKEQTDIVDIISESVRLKRTGKNYIGLCPFHNDKTPSFSVSQEKQIYKCFACGEAGNVLTFIMKQKNLTFVEAVKYLANKANIPINLQSSETPQFIKKREILYKINVEAGRYYFTNLQKISLAKDYFLNRGIKEETIKKFGLGYSKNSWRDLINYLRAKGYKDNFLLESGLVSKSQEKGNIYDRFRNRVMFPVFDVKGKVIGFGGRVLDDSKPKYLNSPETTIFQKGINLYGLNFAVKNKLKEDYIIIVEGYMDLITLHQYGITNVVASLGTALTNNQAKLLKRYTNNVIISYDADIAGQTATLRGLQILRHSGFEVKVIVIPQGKDPDEFVRSNGKEAFLKLIRGALPLIEYRIKKVKEGINLKDRNNLIKYGEKVAEILAELNPVEKDVYIKKISEDTGIKEQALYDLLSQVMSKKQKEDNYVNKKEYFGTKLYVEPAYLKAERALLKLMLNEDTYDQIKDSMILDDFILDSHKKIYSLILESKYENFNNVESYIENKCDEVETSKEWIAIKEIEILDLSNKDKLINDYLNEVKCFKLQLEINNLKNEQKRLEDKGMIEESIKLAVKLTNLEILKKRKRG; encoded by the coding sequence TTGCAAATTCCACAAGAAATTATCGAAAAAGTAAAAGAACAAACTGATATAGTGGATATTATATCGGAAAGTGTGAGATTAAAAAGAACTGGAAAAAATTACATAGGGTTATGTCCGTTTCATAATGATAAAACACCATCATTTAGTGTTTCTCAAGAAAAACAAATATATAAATGTTTTGCATGTGGAGAAGCTGGTAATGTATTAACTTTCATTATGAAACAAAAAAATCTTACATTTGTAGAAGCAGTAAAGTATTTAGCTAATAAAGCTAATATTCCTATAAATCTACAATCAAGTGAAACGCCTCAGTTTATTAAAAAGAGGGAAATATTATATAAAATTAATGTAGAAGCAGGAAGATATTACTTTACTAATTTGCAAAAAATAAGTTTAGCAAAAGATTATTTTCTCAATCGAGGAATAAAAGAAGAAACTATAAAGAAGTTTGGTCTTGGATATTCTAAAAATAGTTGGAGAGACTTAATTAATTATTTAAGAGCCAAAGGATATAAAGACAACTTTTTATTAGAATCAGGTTTAGTTTCAAAAAGTCAGGAAAAAGGGAATATATATGATAGATTTAGAAATAGAGTTATGTTTCCTGTTTTTGATGTAAAAGGTAAAGTAATTGGATTTGGTGGAAGAGTATTAGATGATTCTAAACCTAAATATTTAAATTCACCTGAAACTACAATATTCCAAAAGGGAATTAATCTTTATGGATTAAATTTTGCAGTAAAAAATAAGCTTAAAGAGGATTATATAATAATTGTCGAAGGGTATATGGATTTAATAACGCTTCATCAATATGGAATAACAAATGTTGTGGCTTCATTAGGAACAGCTCTTACGAACAATCAAGCTAAACTCTTAAAGCGGTATACAAACAATGTTATTATATCATATGATGCAGATATAGCAGGGCAAACAGCTACTTTAAGAGGTCTTCAAATACTTAGACATTCTGGGTTTGAAGTTAAGGTGATTGTAATTCCTCAAGGCAAAGATCCTGATGAGTTTGTAAGAAGTAATGGAAAAGAGGCTTTTTTAAAATTAATTAGAGGAGCATTACCTTTAATTGAATATAGAATTAAAAAAGTAAAAGAAGGCATAAATTTAAAAGACAGAAATAATTTAATTAAGTATGGAGAAAAAGTAGCAGAAATTTTAGCAGAACTAAATCCAGTAGAAAAAGATGTATACATAAAGAAAATATCTGAAGATACTGGTATAAAAGAGCAGGCATTATATGACTTACTTTCACAAGTAATGTCAAAAAAACAAAAAGAAGATAATTATGTGAATAAAAAGGAATATTTTGGAACAAAATTATATGTAGAGCCTGCATATTTAAAAGCAGAAAGAGCTTTACTTAAATTAATGTTAAATGAAGATACCTATGATCAAATTAAAGACAGTATGATTTTAGATGATTTTATATTGGATTCTCATAAAAAGATATATTCTTTAATATTAGAATCTAAATATGAAAATTTTAATAATGTAGAATCATATATAGAAAATAAATGTGATGAGGTTGAAACTTCAAAAGAATGGATTGCAATAAAGGAAATTGAAATTTTAGATTTAAGTAATAAAGACAAATTAATTAACGATTATTTAAATGAAGTAAAATGCTTTAAATTACAGTTAGAAATAAATAACTTAAAAAATGAACAAAAAAGGTTGGAAGATAAGGGAATGATTGAGGAGTCTATAAAGCTTGCAGTTAAGCTAACAAATTTAGAAATATTGAAAAAAAGAAAGAGAGGTTAA
- the rpoD gene encoding RNA polymerase sigma factor RpoD: MAEGGKKSMEQKVKKKTTKGKEDKDAKMAMVKGLIDKGKKNGSLTYKEIMDEIDHIDLSPEQIEKIYEVLEMMGIEVIGAANDAPEVEEEIDISVLEGIAIDDPVRMYLKEIGKVPLLSSEQEIDYAKRIEEGDPVAKKKLAEANLRLVVSIAKRYVGRGMLFLDLIQEGNLGLIKAVEKFDYRKGFKFSTYATWWIRQAITRAIADQARTIRIPVHMVETINKLIRVQRQLLQELGRDPFPEEISKVMELPVDKVREIQKIAQEPVSLETPIGEEEDSHLGDFIPDDEAPAPAEAAAFTMLKEQLINVLDTLTPREEKVLRLRFGLDDGRARTLEEVGKEFNVTRERIRQIEAKALRKLRHPSRSKKLKDYLD, from the coding sequence ATGGCAGAAGGAGGTAAGAAAAGTATGGAGCAAAAAGTTAAGAAAAAGACCACAAAAGGAAAAGAAGATAAAGATGCTAAAATGGCCATGGTGAAAGGTCTAATTGATAAAGGTAAGAAAAATGGTTCTTTAACTTATAAAGAAATTATGGATGAAATAGATCATATAGATTTAAGTCCTGAACAAATAGAAAAGATTTATGAAGTACTTGAAATGATGGGAATTGAAGTAATTGGTGCTGCAAATGATGCTCCAGAAGTTGAAGAGGAAATAGATATATCAGTTTTAGAAGGAATTGCTATAGATGATCCTGTTAGAATGTATTTAAAGGAAATAGGAAAAGTTCCTTTATTATCATCAGAACAAGAAATAGATTATGCCAAAAGAATAGAAGAGGGCGATCCTGTAGCTAAAAAGAAACTTGCAGAAGCTAATTTAAGATTAGTTGTAAGTATAGCTAAAAGATATGTTGGTAGAGGAATGTTATTCTTAGATTTAATTCAGGAAGGAAACCTAGGACTTATAAAAGCTGTTGAAAAGTTTGATTATAGAAAAGGCTTTAAATTTTCTACTTATGCAACATGGTGGATTAGACAGGCAATAACTAGAGCTATTGCAGATCAAGCTAGAACTATTAGAATACCAGTTCATATGGTTGAAACTATTAATAAATTAATAAGAGTTCAAAGACAATTATTACAAGAATTAGGAAGAGATCCTTTCCCAGAAGAAATTTCAAAAGTAATGGAATTACCTGTAGATAAAGTACGTGAAATACAAAAAATAGCTCAAGAACCAGTATCATTAGAAACACCTATTGGTGAAGAAGAAGATTCACATTTAGGTGATTTTATACCAGACGATGAAGCTCCAGCTCCAGCAGAAGCAGCAGCATTTACAATGTTAAAAGAGCAATTAATAAATGTGTTAGATACTTTAACTCCAAGGGAAGAAAAAGTGCTAAGATTAAGATTTGGATTAGATGATGGCAGAGCTAGAACTCTTGAAGAAGTAGGAAAAGAATTTAATGTAACAAGAGAAAGAATAAGACAAATTGAAGCTAAAGCATTAAGAAAGCTTAGACATCCATCAAGAAGTAAAAAACTAAAAGATTACTTAGATTAA
- a CDS encoding tRNA (adenine(22)-N(1))-methyltransferase, with amino-acid sequence MDLSKRLNWILEYVDECDIVMDVGTDHGYIPIYLVKNKIVKKAIASDINKDPLKKAKLNASLDGVVDRIDLRLGGGLSPLKNNEAQGIIIAGMGGNLIRDILEKDINKVKNLDYLILQPAQNPEVLREYLYNNNYEILKEDLCIDEGQFYELFKVKYKSGENTKLDSIFYEISPVMLKENNKLIKEYINHKINKNHKILNFIKEETESAKLRKEELKNKIKVLEDLVK; translated from the coding sequence ATGGACTTAAGCAAAAGATTAAATTGGATATTAGAATATGTAGATGAATGTGATATAGTAATGGATGTAGGAACTGATCATGGTTATATACCAATTTATCTAGTAAAAAATAAAATAGTAAAAAAAGCAATTGCAAGTGATATAAATAAAGATCCACTTAAAAAAGCTAAATTAAATGCTTCTTTAGATGGAGTTGTAGATAGAATTGATTTACGTTTAGGGGGAGGACTTTCTCCATTAAAAAATAATGAGGCACAAGGAATAATAATTGCTGGAATGGGAGGAAATTTAATTAGAGATATTTTAGAAAAAGATATTAATAAAGTTAAAAATTTAGATTATTTAATTTTACAACCAGCACAAAATCCAGAGGTGCTAAGAGAATACTTATATAATAATAATTATGAAATTTTAAAGGAAGATTTGTGTATTGATGAAGGACAATTTTACGAATTATTTAAAGTAAAATACAAGAGTGGTGAAAATACTAAATTAGATTCTATATTTTATGAAATAAGTCCTGTAATGTTAAAAGAAAATAATAAATTAATAAAAGAATATATAAATCATAAGATCAATAAAAATCATAAGATTTTGAATTTTATAAAAGAAGAAACTGAAAGTGCTAAATTAAGAAAAGAAGAACTTAAAAATAAAATAAAAGTTCTTGAAGATTTAGTAAAATAA
- a CDS encoding Nif3-like dinuclear metal center hexameric protein — MVLVKDLAKIIEEKAPKFLKEDFDNVGLMVGDKNKEVNTVLLALDCTKEVIKEAVENNVDLIITHHPLIFKKPKSIISGDLLGDKVIDLIKNDINLYSCHTNLDSAKGGINDMLLELLNLKHSKIIESSSIKGFEDCGLGRIVDLEEVIELDEIINKLKKRLNMKNMRVVRGAKNINKLAVINGSGQDFFYTAKELGVNCIITGDTTYHFASDFKEYGINIIDAGHFSTEWLAFIKSLEFLKNKFKDIKFIISEKCEDPYDFI; from the coding sequence ATGGTTTTAGTAAAAGATTTGGCAAAAATTATAGAGGAAAAAGCTCCTAAATTTTTAAAAGAGGATTTTGATAATGTAGGATTAATGGTTGGGGACAAAAATAAAGAGGTAAATACGGTTTTATTGGCTTTAGATTGTACTAAAGAAGTTATAAAAGAAGCTGTAGAAAATAATGTTGATTTAATAATAACTCATCATCCATTAATTTTTAAGAAACCTAAAAGTATAATTAGTGGAGATTTATTAGGAGATAAAGTTATAGATTTGATAAAAAATGATATAAATTTATATTCATGTCATACTAATTTGGATTCTGCAAAAGGTGGAATTAATGATATGTTACTTGAATTATTAAATTTAAAACATAGTAAAATAATTGAAAGTTCTAGTATTAAGGGATTTGAAGATTGTGGATTAGGAAGAATTGTTGACTTAGAAGAAGTTATTGAATTAGATGAAATTATAAATAAACTTAAGAAAAGATTGAATATGAAAAATATGAGAGTTGTAAGAGGAGCTAAAAATATAAATAAATTAGCAGTAATAAATGGAAGCGGACAAGATTTTTTTTATACAGCTAAAGAATTAGGGGTAAATTGTATAATAACTGGTGACACAACATATCATTTTGCTTCTGATTTTAAGGAATATGGAATTAATATAATAGATGCAGGACATTTTTCAACTGAATGGTTAGCATTTATAAAAAGTTTAGAATTTTTAAAAAATAAATTTAAGGATATAAAATTTATAATTTCAGAAAAATGTGAAGACCCATATGATTTTATTTAA
- a CDS encoding ImmA/IrrE family metallo-endopeptidase — MNNLMTYEDLLIYAQNKGLKIKERKLKFNLKGLYKNNKILINSDINTDTERKCILIEEIGHHETSYGNIIDYNNLNSKKQELRARRWANEKIITLNDLICAYNYGVKNKYELSEFLAVTEDFLDDTINNYKKKYGIYCKLNSYLIYFEPNLGILKLMT; from the coding sequence ATGAATAATCTAATGACATATGAAGATTTACTTATATATGCTCAAAATAAGGGGTTAAAAATTAAAGAAAGAAAATTAAAATTTAATCTTAAAGGATTATATAAAAACAATAAAATACTTATAAATTCTGATATTAATACCGATACAGAGCGTAAATGCATTTTAATTGAGGAAATAGGACATCATGAAACATCTTATGGAAATATAATTGATTATAATAATCTTAATAGTAAAAAACAAGAATTAAGAGCTCGTAGGTGGGCAAATGAAAAAATAATTACTTTAAATGATCTGATTTGTGCTTATAATTATGGTGTAAAAAATAAATATGAATTATCTGAATTTTTAGCAGTAACAGAAGATTTTTTAGACGATACTATAAATAACTATAAAAAGAAATATGGTATCTATTGCAAACTAAATTCATATTTAATATATTTTGAGCCAAACCTAGGAATATTAAAATTAATGACATAA
- a CDS encoding helix-turn-helix domain-containing protein, giving the protein MSYIGEFLKSKRIEKKLTLKDLSDLSGVGPSTISDIETGKASNPRMITLKKLASSLKISVNDFFNEEKVNIKDEKIIKNVDIEKQKQIDTVAAHLEDKHLTPKKVKLLKDYIDVLFNDEDW; this is encoded by the coding sequence ATGAGTTATATAGGCGAATTCTTAAAAAGTAAACGCATAGAGAAAAAGCTTACATTGAAAGATTTATCTGATTTAAGTGGTGTAGGTCCAAGCACAATTTCTGATATAGAAACTGGTAAAGCCTCAAATCCAAGAATGATAACTCTCAAAAAATTAGCTTCCTCTCTCAAAATATCTGTTAATGATTTTTTTAATGAGGAGAAAGTTAATATTAAGGATGAAAAAATAATAAAAAACGTAGATATTGAAAAACAAAAACAAATAGATACAGTGGCAGCACATTTAGAAGATAAACATTTAACTCCCAAAAAAGTAAAATTATTAAAAGATTATATAGATGTATTATTTAATGATGAGGATTGGTAA
- a CDS encoding phage tail terminator family protein — protein MISKLNLEIKKMLSKNFHEINIYDDIEQGFKKPCFFVQILSSKQVKELNRRYKETVYFDVNYLSNKETINLDYFNMADALYKTLEYIEVDNKKYRISNKEYEISDGVLHFKFQVKFNLLKTIEEVNMNKMGVDIVGK, from the coding sequence ATGATAAGTAAATTAAATCTTGAAATAAAAAAAATGCTATCCAAAAATTTTCATGAAATAAATATATATGATGATATTGAGCAAGGTTTTAAGAAACCTTGTTTTTTTGTGCAAATATTATCTTCAAAACAAGTAAAAGAGTTAAATAGACGATATAAAGAAACTGTATATTTTGATGTAAATTATCTAAGTAATAAAGAAACAATTAATTTAGATTATTTTAATATGGCTGATGCTTTATATAAAACACTTGAGTATATAGAAGTTGATAATAAAAAGTACAGAATATCAAATAAAGAGTATGAAATATCAGATGGAGTATTACATTTTAAATTTCAAGTAAAGTTTAATCTATTAAAAACCATTGAAGAAGTAAATATGAATAAGATGGGAGTAGATATTGTTGGAAAGTAA